The Fragaria vesca subsp. vesca linkage group LG2, FraVesHawaii_1.0, whole genome shotgun sequence genome includes a window with the following:
- the LOC101294811 gene encoding cytochrome b5-like, with amino-acid sequence MGAEKKVYTLEVVSKHSDRKDCWLVIDGKVYDVTKFLEDHPGGDEVLLSSTGKDATDDFDDVGHSTSARAMMDEYYVGDFDKAFIPAKTAKYTPPKQPHYNPDKTSDFIIRLLQFLVPLLILGLAFVVRAYTKSPTT; translated from the exons ATGGGCGCCGAGAAAAAGGTCTATACTTTGGAAGTGGTCTCCAAGCACAGTGACCGCAAAGACTGCTGGCTCGTCATTGATGGCAAG GTGTATGATGTGACAAAATTCTTGGAGGACCATCCTGGTGGTGATGAGGTCTTATTGTCATCCACAG GGAAGGATGCAACTGATGATTTTGACGATGTTGGTCACAGTACCTCTGCTAGAGCAATGATGGATGAATACTATGTAGGTGACTTTGATAAAGCATTCATCCCTGCTAAGACGGCAAAGTACACTCCTCCCAAGCAGCCTCATTACAATCCTGATAAAACATCCGATTTCATCATCAGACTCCTCCAGTTCCTTGTTCCCCTGCTCATTTTGGGTCTGGCTTTCGTTGTGCGCGCCTATACCAAATCACCGACAACCTAA
- the LOC101295092 gene encoding BTB/POZ domain-containing protein At5g48800-like — protein MVSWVIFRDVPSDITIEVNGGAFSLHKFPLVSRSGRIRKLVAEHRDSDISRVELLNLPGGAETFELAAKFCYGINFEITSANVAQLCCISDFLEMTEEFSKDNLGSRAEEYLESIVCKSLEMCVEVLQQCEALLPLADELRVVSRCIDAIASKACVEQIASSFSRLEYSSSGRLHMNRQAKCDGDWWIEDLSGLRVDLYQRVITAMKCRGVRPESIGASLMNYAQKELTKKSSLWNPPGQTKVDVISVSTGNEKLVVEAIVSLLPVEKLAVPINFLFGLLRSAVILDCTIACRLDLERRIGSQLDISTLDDLLIPSFKHSGDTLFDVDTVHRILINFSQQEDSEEEMEDGSVFESDSPHSPSQTALFKVSKLVDNYLSEIAPDANLKLAKFLVIADALPEHARTVHDGLYRAIDIYLKAHQSLSDTDKKKLCKLIDFQKLSQEAGAHAAQNERLPLQSIVQVLYFEQIRLRNSLGCSNGEDEHKPMHQSWRISSGALSAAMSPRDNYASLRRENRELKLELARLRMRLNDLEREHVCMKRDMQKSNSHKFMSSFSKKIGKLSFFGHSSSRASTSPSRQSYRTDSKVIDRTCASID, from the exons ATGGTTTCTTGGGT GATTTTCCGGGATGTTCCAAGTGATATTACAATAGAAGTGAATGGAGGGGCTTTCTCACTGCATAAG TTCCCTCTTGTCTCTCGAAGTGGACGCATCAGGAAGCTAGTTGCTGAACATAGAGATTCTGATATCTCAAGGGTGGAGCTTCTTAATCTACCAGGAGGCGCTGAAACATTTGAGTTGGCAGCAAAATTCTGTTACGGTATTAACTTTGAAATCACTTCAGCAAATGTTGCGCAGCTGTGTTGTATATCCGATTTTCTTGAGATGACAGAAGAGTTCTCAAAAGATAATCTTGGCTCGCGTGCTGAAGAGTATCTCGAAAGCATTGTTTGCAAGAGTCTTGAAATGTGTGTTGAAGTTTTGCAACAATGTGAGGCTTTACTTCCTCTAGCTGATGAGCTAAGAGTAGTTAGCCGCTGCATAGATGCAATAGCCTCAAAGGCCTGTGTGGAGCAAATTGCTTCAAGCTTCTCGCGGTTGGAGTATAGCAGCTCAGGGAGGCTCCACATGAACAGGCAAGCCAAATGTGATGGGGACTGGTGGATAGAAGATCTATCTGGCCTACGAGTTGACTTGTACCAAAGAGTCATAACAGCCATGAAGTGTCGTGGAGTTCGCCCTGAGAGTATTGGTGCATCCCTGATGAACTATGCTCAGAAGGAGTTGACAAAGAAGTCCAGCTTATGGAATCCACCTGGCCAGACAAAAGTTGATGTAATCTCAGTTTCAACAGGGAATGAAAAACTTGTGGTTGAAGCCATTGTCAGCCTCCTGCCTGTTGAGAAACTTGCTGTTCCAATCAATTTCCTTTTCGGGCTTTTGCGAAGTGCAGTGATTCTTGATTGCACAATTGCTTGCAGACTTGATCTGGAGAGGAGGATTGGGTCTCAGTTGGACATTTCTACTCTTGATGATCTTCTGATACCATCTTTCAAGCACTCTGGTGACACTTTGTTTGATGTGGATACGGTGCATAGGATTTTAATTAATTTTTCTCAGCAAGAGGATAGTGAAGAAGAAATGGAAGATGGTTCTGTTTTTGAATCTGATAGTCCTCATTCGCCTTCCCAGACTGCACTTTTTAAGGTTTCAAAATTAGTGGACAACTACCTTTCTGAGATTGCTCCTGATGCAAACCTCAAGCTTGCTAAATTCCTAGTCATTGCTGATGCTTTGCCTGAACATGCACGAACTGTTCATGATGGCTTATATCGAGCCATCGACATCTATTTGAAA GCCCATCAAAGCTTATCAGATACTGACAAGAAGAAGCTCTGCAAGCTAATTGATTTCCAAAAGCTCTCTCAAGAAGCCGGAGCACATGCTGCACAGAATGAGCGCCTTCCTCTCCAGTCGATTGTACAAGTTCTTTATTTTGAGCAAATAAGGCTCAGAAATTCCTTGGGGTGCTCTAATGGTGAAGATGAACACAAGCCAATGCACCAGTCATGGAGGATCAGCAGTGGTGCTCTCAGTGCAGCAATGTCTCCTCGAGACAACTATGCATCATTACGGCGAGAAAACCGTGAGCTAAAACTTGAGCTAGCTCGGTTACGAATGAGACTAAATGATCTTGAGAGAGAGCATGTCTGTATGAAGAGGGATATGCAAAAGTCCAACTCTCATAAGTTTATGAGTTCCTTCTCTAAGAAAATTGGCAAGCTAAGCTTTTTCGGACATAGTTCTTCAAGGGCATCCACTTCTCCATCAAGACAATCATATAGAACTGATTCTAAGGTGATCGATAGAACGTGTGCAAGCATAGATTAG